In one Corallococcus sp. EGB genomic region, the following are encoded:
- a CDS encoding ABC transporter ATP-binding protein, whose product MSTSAPPASGRPPILRALGYLRRYRVDAVGALLSLLLVSVANLGAPQMIRIAIDQGLARGEIRPVWLAVGGLVAIALGRGLFNFLQGYLAERASQGVAFDLRDALFARIQRLSFSYYDQAQTGQLLTRLTSDVEAVRTFVGSGVVQFAASAAMLVGCAGLLLYMDPVLALAELSSVPPILWVLRRFMMRMRPLFGQLQALLGQLNTTLQEDLRGLRVVRAFSGEARELARYGKTNAELKEKNLRVVDSLADSFPFVAFFSNLGLLMVVGVGGWRILHQRLTLGELLAFNSYLAFLLMPLMTLGFFAAGMARASASAQRLFELLDTAVEVADRPGAVALPPLQGRIELRDVRFRYAGSDREILRGVSVTLEPGQLVAVLGTTGSGKSTLINLLPRFYDVTGGAVLLDGHDVRDVTLSSLRSQMGVVLQDALLFSGTVRENIAYGRPEATQAEVEAAAEAAQAAEFIRELPQGYDTLVGERGVGLSGGQRQRLAIARALLTDPRLLILDDSTSAVDARTETAIQGALDALMRDKRRTALVIAQRISTVRDADVILVLDEGRIAAMGRHEELKATSELYNDILGSQLLPPRQEEVA is encoded by the coding sequence GTGAGCACGTCCGCGCCACCCGCATCCGGCCGTCCGCCCATCCTGCGGGCATTGGGTTATCTGCGCCGCTACCGCGTGGATGCGGTGGGCGCGCTCCTGTCGCTGCTGCTCGTGTCCGTGGCGAACCTGGGCGCGCCGCAGATGATCCGCATCGCCATCGACCAGGGGCTCGCGCGCGGGGAGATACGACCCGTCTGGCTGGCGGTCGGAGGCCTGGTCGCCATCGCGCTGGGGCGCGGCCTGTTCAACTTCCTGCAGGGCTACCTGGCGGAGCGCGCCTCACAGGGCGTGGCGTTCGACCTGCGCGACGCGCTCTTCGCGCGCATCCAGCGGCTGTCCTTCAGCTACTACGACCAGGCGCAGACGGGGCAGCTGCTCACGCGGCTGACGAGCGACGTGGAGGCGGTGCGCACCTTCGTGGGCAGCGGCGTGGTGCAGTTCGCCGCGTCGGCGGCGATGCTGGTGGGCTGCGCGGGGCTGCTGCTCTACATGGATCCGGTGCTGGCGCTGGCGGAGCTGAGCTCCGTGCCGCCCATCCTGTGGGTGCTTCGCCGGTTCATGATGCGGATGCGGCCGCTGTTCGGCCAGCTGCAGGCGCTCCTGGGCCAGCTCAACACCACGCTGCAGGAGGACCTGCGCGGGCTGCGCGTGGTGCGCGCATTCTCCGGCGAGGCGCGGGAGCTCGCGCGCTACGGGAAGACCAACGCGGAGCTGAAGGAGAAGAACCTGCGGGTGGTGGACTCGCTGGCCGACAGCTTCCCCTTCGTCGCCTTCTTCTCCAACCTGGGCCTGCTGATGGTGGTGGGCGTGGGCGGCTGGCGCATCCTCCACCAGCGGCTGACGCTGGGAGAGCTGCTGGCCTTCAACAGCTACCTGGCCTTCCTGTTGATGCCCCTGATGACGCTGGGCTTCTTCGCGGCCGGCATGGCGCGGGCGAGCGCGTCCGCGCAGCGCCTCTTCGAGCTGCTCGACACGGCGGTGGAGGTGGCGGACCGCCCGGGCGCGGTGGCGCTGCCCCCGTTGCAGGGCCGCATCGAGCTGCGCGACGTGCGCTTCCGCTACGCGGGCAGCGACCGCGAAATCCTGCGCGGCGTGAGCGTGACGCTGGAGCCCGGGCAGCTGGTGGCGGTGCTGGGCACCACGGGCTCCGGCAAGAGCACGCTCATCAACCTGCTGCCCCGCTTCTACGACGTCACCGGGGGCGCGGTGCTGCTGGACGGGCACGACGTGCGGGACGTGACGCTTTCGAGCCTGCGCTCGCAGATGGGCGTGGTGCTCCAGGACGCGCTGCTGTTCTCCGGCACGGTGCGGGAGAACATCGCCTACGGGCGCCCTGAGGCGACGCAGGCGGAGGTGGAGGCCGCGGCGGAGGCGGCCCAGGCGGCGGAGTTCATCCGCGAGCTGCCCCAGGGCTACGACACGCTGGTGGGAGAGCGCGGCGTGGGGCTGTCCGGCGGACAGCGGCAGCGGCTGGCCATCGCGCGGGCGCTGCTCACGGATCCGCGCCTGCTCATCCTGGACGACAGCACGTCCGCGGTGGACGCGCGCACGGAGACCGCCATCCAGGGCGCGCTGGACGCGCTGATGCGGGACAAGCGGCGGACGGCGCTCGTCATCGCCCAGCGCATCAGCACCGTGCGGGACGCGGACGTCATCCTGGTGTTGGACGAGGGGCGCATCGCCGCGATGGGCCGCCACGAGGAGCTGAAGGCCACCAGCGAGCTGTACAACGACATCCTCGGGTCGCAGCTGTTGCCGCCGCGCCAGGAGGAGGTGGCATGA